One Plasmodium cynomolgi strain B DNA, chromosome 12, whole genome shotgun sequence genomic region harbors:
- a CDS encoding 6-phosphogluconate dehydrogenase decarboxylating (putative) produces the protein MTGTCDIGLIGLAVMGQNLSLNIASNGFTIGVYNRTYERTEDTIKKAKEINVPINGYETLEQLINNLKKPRKIILLIKAGPAVDETIKNILKHFEEGDIIIDGGNEWYLNTERRISICEEHKVEYLAMGVSGGEAGARYGCSFMPGGSKYAYDSIKDILEKCSAKMVHNGIEYGDMQLISESYILMKHILNYSNEKLSEVFKKWNEGILNSYLIEITYKILGKKDDLTDNHLVDMILDIAGAKGTGKWTMLEAIERGIPCPTMCAALDARNISAYKQLRIKADNHFCNEMKVCKVEGEDLTHFEDDLLNALYCCKIISYTQGLFLLKQVSGEMKWNLNLGEISRIWRGGCIIRAVFLDRITNAYKKNENLDLLFLDEDFAQEMKNKLPSLRKVVQVATKSSIPIPAFSASLAYFQMVTSKNLPLNLVQAQRDYFGSHTYKRVDRDGDFHTIWE, from the exons ATGACGGGAACTTGTGACATAGGATTAATCGGGCTGGCGGTGATGGGACAGAACCTTAGCCTGAATATAGCGAGCAATGGATTTACCATAGGAGTGTACAACAGGACGTACGAGAGGACGGAGGATACGATAAAGAAGGCAAAGGAAATCAATGTACCCATTAACGGATATGAAACACTGGAACAGTTAATAAACAACTTAAAGAAGCCCAGGAAAATTATCCTACTGATAAAAGCAGGACCAGCCGTGGACGaaacgataaaaaatattttaaaacattttgaagaaggagaTATTATTATTGACGGAGGAAATGAATGGTATTTGAACACAGAAAGGAGAATTTCAATTTGTGAGGAACACAAAGTAGAGTATCTAGCCATGGGAGTTAgtggaggagaagcaggggCACGATACGGATGTTCATTCATGCCAGGGGGATCTAAATATGCCTATGACAGCATTAAGgacattttagaaaaatgcTCAGCTAAG ATGGTACATAACGGGATCGAATATGGAGACATGCAGTTAATATCAGAGAGCTACATACTAATGAAGCATATTCTCAATTATAGCAATGAGAAGTTATCcgaagtttttaaaaaatggaatgaagGAATTTTAAATTCTTACCTGATCGAAATAACGTACAAAATTTTGGGCAAGAAAGACGATTTAACGGATAACCACCTGGTAGATATGATATTAGACATTGCTGGGGCTAAAGGAACTGGAAAGTGGACCATGTTAGAAGCTATCGAGAGGGGAATTCCATGCCCAACCATGTGTGCAGCATTAGATGCAAGAAATATAAGTGCATACAAACAGCTGAGAATCAAAGCAGATAATCATTTCTGTAACGAAATGAAAGTGTGCAAAGTAGAGGGTGAAGATTTGACCCATTTTGAGGACGATCTGTTAAATGCTCTTTACTGCTGCAAAATCATATCTTACACACAAggattatttttactaaagCAAGTATCAGGAGAAATGAAATGGAATTTAAACCTTGGAGAAATTTCAAGGATTTGGAGAGGAGGTTGTATTATTAGAGCTGTTTTCCTAGATCGAATTACCAatgcttataaaaaaaatgaaaacttaGACTTGTTATTCCTGGATGAAGATTTTGCtcaagaaatgaaaaataaacttcCTTCCTTGAGGAAAGTTGTTCAGGTAGCTACCAAGTCATCTATTCCCATTCCTGCGTTTTCCGCTAGTTTGGCTTACTTCCAAATGGTGACCTCTAAAAATTTGCCACTCAATTTGGTGCAGGCCCAGAGGGACTACTTCGGTTCACATACCTACAAGAGGGTAGACCGCGATGGCGACTTCCACACCATATGGGAGTGA
- a CDS encoding Pv-fam-g protein (putative) — protein sequence MQPFQMYVPNHNMMVPQACPENIQQYHHQPIFFEPLPPLYVKNQLLPSPILVQMPTTVVVQNESQPSMVLSQPPSNIVVKNNPPTSVFVKQSNPNVVVKNEAPPNYVQSVEACQEGVVADMSRPMMTTLNKNIL from the coding sequence ATGCAGCCCTTTCAAATGTATGTCCCCAACCATAATATGATGGTTCCTCAAGCATGCCCAGAAAACATACAGCAGTATCACCACCAGCCTATATTTTTCGAGCCCCTGCCCCCACTATATGTGAAAAACCAGTTGCTGCCATCTCCTATTCTGGTACAAATGCCCACAACGGTGGTTGTTCAGAATGAATCCCAACCGTCAATGGTTCTTAGTCAGCCCCCCTCAAACATCGTAGTCAAAAATAATCCGCCTACATCCGTTTTTGTGAAGCAGTCCAATCCTAATGTAGTGGTGAAGAATGAAGCGCCGCCAAATTATGTGCAGAGTGTCGAGGCTTGTCAAGAGGGAGTGGTGGCAGATATGAGCCGCCCCATGATGACCACcttgaacaaaaatattttataa
- a CDS encoding hypothetical protein (putative) has product MICFTFAPISTVTYKLYGISNNIFPQVYLVIYSIFSIPLSFLLSECSLRTNVVCSSLLQFMGCLLRYIYWENLTVVMFGQFLSSIGQIIFVNAPPEVSLVWFPEKERIISTSVSIISNVLGTAIIYLYVPLVVINEKDIQVLLSHICLASFIGCVMVTLCFENKPPPTIGSSVLSNAESTFDMEFLPNFCMLEEDQNFDTCYLCMGSPAEGTSENKITKCLKELRRFLVDLKDEIENILTKEEIIKIIIIFCYSECLISSFSADMSIVLREKMISKNYFSLAGSLFICNTILGSALVCLNANSAHFKLLILMCICMIMSVCVLLYLTGHPILIILTLSLIGFWSGPLQPICVEMASIRIYPINSNLCTSLLQVISFSVSAIFISFFSYISTYVTTPLVVFFLSVLMLLIGLKLKPISEVDS; this is encoded by the exons ATGATATGTTTCACATTCGCGCCAATAAGCACCGTCACGTATAAATTATACGGAATTTcgaataatatatttccGCAGGTTTACCTGGTTATATATTCTATATTTTCAATCCCGCTGTCCTTCTTGTTAAGTGAATGTTCGTTACGAACCAACGTGGTGTGCAGTTCGCTGCTGCAATTCATGGGGTGTTTGTTAAGGTACATATACTGGGAGAACTTAACGGTTGTTATGTTTGGTCAATTTCTATCATCAATTggtcaaataatttttgtgaatgCTCCTCCGGAAGTTTCCCTGGTATGGTTTCCAGAGAAGGAACGAATCATATCTACCAGTGTATCTATAATTTCGAATGTGCTAGGCACAgcaataatttatttgtatgTCCCCTTGGTGGTAATAAATGAGAAAGACATACAAGTGCTACTGAGTCACATTTGTTTGGCTAGCTTTATCGGCTGTGTGATGGTAACACTGTGCTTTGAAAATAAACCCCCTCCCACTATTGGTAGTTCTGTGCTATCCAATGCAGAATCAACATTCGACATGGAATTTCttccaaatttttgcatGCTTGAAGAAgatcaaaattttgatacGTGCTACTTATGTATGGGCAGTCCAGCAGAAGGGACaagcgaaaataaaatcaccAAATGTTTGAAAGAGTTGAGAAGATTTTTAGTGGACCTGAAGgacgaaattgaaaatatattaacaaaggaggaaattataaaaattataatcataTTTTGTTACTCAGAATGTTTAATTAGTAGTTTTTCGGCAGATATGTCTATCGttttgagagaaaaaatgataagcaaaaattatttctccttAGCTGGgtcattatttatatgtaacaCAATACTAGGAAGTGCACTAGTCTGTTTGAATGCTAATAGTGCCCATTTTAAGCTCCTAATCcttatgtgcatatgcatgaTTATGTCCGTTTGCGTGTTACTATATCTAACTGGACATCCCATTTTGATTATTCTCACTTTAAGTTTAATCGGCTTTTGGTCTGGTCCCTTACAGCCAATATGTGTTGAAATGGCGTCCATAAGAATTTATCCCATCAATTCCAATTTGTGTACTTCTCTTCTTCAAgtaatttccttttccgttagcgcaatttttatatcattctTTTCGTACATATCTACCTATGTCACTACGCCCCTCGTGGTCTTTTTCCTCTCCGTCCTTATGCTGCTAATCGGTCTAAAGTTAAAACCGATTAGTG AAGTGGACTCATAA
- a CDS encoding Pv-fam-g protein (putative) — protein sequence MEVEKIRRSSVRRHKLSSADDTYYKPTVNSSINNETCSDEGEIEFEGWVEFITKNEKEDNDDDDTLCEEKLSKSHGKRRSTMHISSSPGVYTHTGKTKKGEKYVKGDETTIANANVVVKNEEKSDYAYTNTNYMNKEPVVTLNSGVVYANGSNATTYPLIINTQEKTNNAMNVLNPNYVDPSPPVVLKNQQIIPQLYIRQPPTVIVTNEPRPPLVINPPPANIVFKNKAPQPIYVNSTRPNIIIKNDPAVIQNPVDMDSTPIQLDVPMENASATITESIKYPCTVNLKNEPIGDNRSCFFKTVVNATSAGLMPTNNVIQLDNSLVRPITQQVLPNVYMMNENGQLQGGIQTQQSPIYAVSPMGNIMQAQQSQPSPTYNSHEQNVFQCVQPSYTQVMGAQPEQWGGGGILLNQPLQMAPQQHVQAMSAQHMQASHQPQVHLTGGVQNYQSYSSAQPAMTYEKICAQQVAQPAYGNAAPQYVQQSYMQTNPMVQEQTAPQFAPRRSSFVPNNNLAQGAHPVIRYSQNLGQPVNPRVINRLKHLT from the exons ATGGAGGTGGAGAAAATCAGAAGAAGCTCCGTCAGGAGACACAAGCTTTCCAGCGCAGACGACACGTACTACAAACCGACGGTGAATAGCTCCATAAACAACGAGACTTGCAGCGACGAAGGCGAAATAGAGTTCGAAGGATGGGTGGAATTTAtaacgaaaaatgaaaaggaagataatgatgatgacgatACTCTGTGCGAAGAAAAGCTTAGCAAGTCCCATGGAAAGAGGAGAAGCACCATGCATATATCGAGTTCTCCTggtgtatatacacatacgggtaaaacaaaaaagggggaaaaatatgtcaAAGGCGATGAAACTACCATAGCTAATGCGAACGTcgttgttaaaaatgaagagaaatcAGATTATGCTTACACGAATACaaattatatgaacaaaGAACCTGTAGTGACATTAAATAGCGGGGTGGTTTATGCAAATGGGAGTAATGCTACTACATACCCATTAATTATCAACACgcaagaaaaaacgaataacgCAATGAATGTGCTGAACCCAAATTATGTGGATCCATCTCCTCCAGTTGTTTTGAAGAATCAACAAATAATTCCCCAGCTGTACATTAGGCAGCCACCAACAGTGATAGTAACAAATGAACCTCGTCCCCCCTTAGTGATAAATCCCCCACCAGCTAACatcgtttttaaaaacaaggCCCCCCAacctatatatgtaaatagtACAAGGCCAAATAtcatcattaaaaatgatcCAGCAGTGATACAGAACCCAGTTGATATGGATTCTACCCCTATCCAGCTAGATGTCCCCATGGAAAATGCATCTGCAACAATCACAGAGTCGATAAAATATCCCTGTACAGTTAATCTCAAAAATGAACCCATTGGGGATAACCGAAGTTGCTTTTTTAAGACAGTTGTAAATGCTACCTCCGCAGGGCTAATGCCAACAAACAATGTGATCCAGCTAGATAATTCGCTAGTAAGGCCCATTACGCAACAAGTTCTTCCAAATGTGTATATGATGAATGAGAATGGGCAGCTCCAAGGGGGGATCCAAACACAGCAGAGTCCCATCTATGCAGTAAGTCCCATGGGCAACATAATGCAAGCACAGCAGTCACAGCCTAGCCCTACGTACAATTCACATGAGCAGAATGTTTTCCAGTGCGTGCAGCCAAGTTACACACAGGTGATGGGAGCTCAGCCTGAGCAGTGGGGTGGTGGAGGGATCTTGCTGAACCAGCCCCTGCAAATGGCACCGCAGCAGCACGTGCAAGCAATGTCCGCGCAACATATGCAGGCAAGCCACCAGCCACAAGTTCACCTAACAGGAGGAGTGCAAAATTACCAATCTTATAGCAGTGCCCAACCAGCCATGACGTACGAAAAAATCTGCGCTCAGCAAGTGGCTCAACCGGCATATGGTAATGCAGCACCTCAGTATGTTCAACAAAGCTATATGCAAACAAATCCAATGGTGCAGGAACAGACGGCTCCCCAATTTGCACCGAGAAGATCATCCTTTGTTCCTAATAACAACTTAGCGCAAGGAGCACACCCAGTTATAAGATACAGTCAAAATTTAGGCCAACCTgttaat CCTCGAGTAATAAACCGGCTCAAGCACCTAACGTGA
- a CDS encoding ribosomal protein S11 (putative), whose translation MIKVISALRKGAFLRTYKELIPPCCSNTSRNSLLCKRSLINGTSPSSRSYTTLSEEAVKAITNLKEVVKKPDKKKNITRETLKNCQGHKRRYKLFGDREEFHNIDRDKNNLIIEPTDSFRAVITTSKNNVHVQVVNKSKNYKTVFGSFAGNVGFTKSLQQSERCAYRIGENIAKKCRRLGIFSIDIKFRRIMRVETVLQAMYANNLNITQIIHEPRLPKCGLNASKPRKRRRV comes from the coding sequence ATGATTAAAGTTATCTCTGCCCTACGCAAAGGAGCCTTTTTAAGAACGTACAAAGAGTTGATCCCCCCATGCTGTAGCAACACAAGTAGGAATTCACTTTTGTGTAAAAGGAGTTTAATAAACGGGACGAGCCCCTCAAGCAGAAGCTACACAACACTATCGGAAGAAGCTGTGAAGGCTATAACGAATCTGAAggaagttgtaaaaaaaccggataaaaaaaaaaacattacgAGAGAGACTCTTAAAAATTGCCAAGGTCATAAAAGAcgatataaattatttggaGACAGAGAAGAATTTCACAACATCGATAGGGACAAAAATAATCTCATTATAGAACCTACGGATTCGTTTCGAGCCGTAATTACGACATCCAAAAATAATGTCCACGTTCAGGTTGTtaacaaaagtaaaaattacaaaactgTGTTTGGATCCTTTGCAGGAAACGTTGGCTTTACAAAGTCACTGCAACAAAGTGAAAGATGCGCATACAGAATAGGAGAAAACATCGCCAAGAAATGTAGGAGGCTGGGCATATTCAGTATCGACATAAAATTTAGAAGAATCATGAGAGTAGAGACTGTTTTGCAAGCTATGTATGCCAACAATTTAAACATTACACAAATTATTCACGAGCCTAGATTGCCCAAGTGTGGATTAAATGCTTCCAAACCAAGGAAGAGAAGGCGTGTATAA
- a CDS encoding Pv-fam-g protein (putative), with amino-acid sequence MDHLVYYVMVQQNSIQPIIVRQPPTVIIHTQPNPPITLDLPPQNIILKNDEPQPIIVRQQNPNIIMQKSGNEFSDNTNYALSLNHQMKELTSMTNLNTGILQGTNEPLLGVTTPEMNELTDPANIFSNQCITTQNKSQPMNNMYFTSVPLNNDGSYSPYNMTLYANKREDYTQSTPSKY; translated from the coding sequence ATGGACCACCTTGTATACTACGTCATGGTGCAGCAGAACAGCATACAACCTATCATTGTGAGGCAACCACCCACCGTCATAATTCACACGCAGCCGAACCCACCAATTACGCTAGATCTGCCCCCACAAAATATCATcctaaaaaatgatgaacctCAACCTATCATAGTTAGACAACAAAATCCAAACATCATCATGCAAAAGTCAGGGAACGAATTTTCGGATAACACCAATTATGCCCTAAGCCTCAACCATCAAATGAAAGAACTCACCTCTATGACCAACCTTAATACGGGAATTCTCCAAGGGACAAATGAACCCCTCCTTGGAGTTACTACCCCTGAAATGAACGAGCTTACAGACCCTGCCAATATTTTCTCTAATCAGTGCATAACGACTCAAAATAAATCTCAGCCTATGAACAACATGTATTTTACCAGTGTCCCTCTCAACAATGATGGCAGCTATTCCCCTTACAACATGACCCTGTATGCGAATAAAAGGGAGGACTACACCCAAAGCACCCcttcaaaatattaa
- a CDS encoding dual-specificity protein phosphatase (putative), which produces MIPILPFLYLGDRDDIDHVENLKENNVQALVICCTYFEYPEDKVPNGFAILRVNLEDIGMEQISSYFEESNNFIHSYVKKEQGVLISCSQGISRSSTMSIAYLMGKQDFCLIEAFNFIMEKKTICPNIGFIEQLCDYEKVLKNKVTFSSKKYINWFTSEMCDNKVMTDFSLECKKNTT; this is translated from the exons atgattcCAATATTACCATTTCTATATTTGGGAGACAGGGATGACATAGATCATGTTGAAAATCTTAAAGAGAATAACGTACAAGCGCTGGTAATATGTTGCACTTATTTCGAGTACCCTGAAGATAAAGTCCCAAATGGGTTTGCGATATTGCGAGTTAATTTGGAAGACATAGGAATGGAACAAATATCTTCCTATTTTGAGGAAtccaataattttattcattcttATGTTAAGAAAGAGCAGGGAGTTCTCATCTCATGcag CCAAGGGATCAGCAGATCATCCACGATGTCCATAGCCTATCTGATGGGAAAGCAG GATTTTTGCCTCATTGAAGCATTCAACTTTATAATGGAGAAGAAGACCATCTGCCCGAACATTGGATTTATTGAGCAGCTGTGTGACTatgaaaaagttttaaaGAACAAAGTTACCTTTTCCTCCAAGAAGTATATAAACTGGTTTACCTCCGAGATGTGTGACAATAAAGTAATGACGGATTTCAGTCTGGAATGCAAAAAGAACACCACGTAG
- a CDS encoding protein phosphatase 2C (putative): MKDWHKIYILHVLYIDMPTSPFLAIIAIIEKVMNQDVFKLYICNLGDSRAMLIKKDGSFISLSEDHKPYNKKEKERIDKIGGFVENGRILGYIGVSRSFGDKNYKGRSSVPYNPHETMITCIPDIKIFYANCDDILVLGCDGIFEMLSWSEVAKFSYECVNRYSLSDAVINILDYALLSGSRDNITIQVVKFFNEQVESFHFREKLVPSIYIHNEKVTKYEFYGRFLNKYHINDRNIINNLMEYCTEIKEKGCSLGPFLKRMRENKNTHIILNRRNKKNIKYLTLPILQEDLKTNNSFNAMDQNDFNSMREFFREYDKKMKMVNCSKGGE, from the exons ATGAAGGATTGGCACAAAATTTACATTCTTCATGTTCTGTATATTGATATGCCCACATCGCCTTTTTTAGCTATCATTGCCATCATTGAAAAGGTTATGAACCAGGATGTTTTCAAGCTTTACATTTGCAACTTAG GTGACTCTCGGGCAATGCTAATCAAGAAGGATGGGTCGTTCATCTCCCTGAGCGAAGATCACAAGCCAtacaacaaaaaggaaaaggagagaatCGACAAAATTGGAGGGTTTGTGGAAAATGGAAGGATACTCGGCTACATTGGCGTGTCCAGATCGTTTGGGGATAAA AACTACAAAGGAAGGAGCAGCGTTCCGTATAACCCCCACGAGACGATGATCACGTGCATACcagacataaaaattttttacgcaaATTGCGACGACATCTTAGTGTTAGGGTGTGATGGAATATTCGAAATGCTTTCATGGAGTGAGGTTGCCAAATTCAGCTACGAGTGTGTCAATAGGTACTCACTAAGCGATGCAGTGATTAACATTCTAGATTATGCGTTGTTGTCTGGCTCCAGGGACAACATAACGATTCAAgtagttaaattttttaacgagCAAGTGGAGAGTTTCCATTTTCGAGAAAAATTGGTACCCAgcatttatatacataatgaAAAGGTAACCAAGTATGAATTCTATGGAAGGTTCCTAAATAAGTATCACATAAATGATAGGAATATTATTAACAACTTGATGGAATACTGCAccgaaataaaagaaaaggggtGTTCCCTTGggccatttttaaaaagaatgcgagaaaataaaaacacacatattatattaaataggaggaataagaaaaacatCAAATATTTGACGTTGCCAATTCTGCAAGAGGATCTCAAAACCAACAATTCTTTTAATGCCATGGATCAAAACGACTTCAACAGTATGAGGGAGTTTTTTAGAGAATACGACAAAAAGATGAAGATGGTGAATTGttcaaaggggggggaataG
- a CDS encoding methyltransferase (putative): MNNNYGNISYWDERYTNEEEQFDWHQKWCSVKHIFSELNVQNDAKILNVGCGTSRFSEDMLDNGYTDITNIDASVVCINKMKELYKDKPNLKYILMNVCDMKGFKNAEFDLIVDKACLDSVVCSEDSLKNVEEMLSEVSRVLKPEGVFVVISHAQPTYRLGYLQKPDYKWNVAVKTVKRPMLGIV, translated from the exons atgaataacaaT TACGGCAATATATCTTACTGGGACGAGCGATACACAAA CGAAGAAGAGCAATTTGACTGGCATCAAAAATGGTGTAGTGTAAAGCACATTTTCTCAGAGCTTAACGTACAAAATGACGCAAAAATCTTAAATGTCGGTTGTGGGACATCAA GATTCAGCGAAGATATGCTAGACAATGGCTACACAGATATAACGAACATCGATGCATCCGTCGTATGCATAAATAAGATGAAAGAACTGTACAAGGACAAGCCgaatttaaaat ACATATTAATGAACGTGTGCGACATGAAGGGatttaaaaatgcagagTTTGACCTAATCGTGGATAAGGCCTGTCTAGACTCTGTGGTTTGCTCGGAAGATTCCCTAAAAAACGTCGAGGAAATGTTGTCCGAAGTATCGCGCGTGTTAAA GCCCGAAGGTGTCTTTGTTGTCATATCGCATGCTCAACCGACTTATCGACTAGGGTATTTGCAAAAGCCGGACTACAAGTGGAACGTCGCGGTGAAAACAGTTAAACGGCCTATGTTAGGGATAGTA
- a CDS encoding hemolysin (putative), translating into MDLIRNSVTIESCKKALNYLKERYQNVDIFDVTGTTDINDETISEFIKSSILSPNDRQIVEMFNEKRINKIMLINYMERKVKTILQGKIHLMLVLASPIWITYMLHVSKTVWAKVFTSIAALCMFFNFFASFLLHNFEWKPELFFLIEKIDHIGIFLMISGSCLPVPAMIFNKIKFLYYVILQGLTSLFGCLFICFSHFSTGNRITRALTYVIAGFLHAIFLKDYIMGLIPQEIMFFIFLASLYCLGAVIYSMKKPNLIKGILGFHDIFHICCLGSGLFTMALNCSVIRRNT; encoded by the exons atggatcTCATAAGAAACTCTGTGACTATAGAATCTTGTAAAAAGGCCCTAAATTATTTGAAAGAGAGGTATCAGAATGTAGACATCTTTGATGTGACTGGAACGACAGACATAAATGATGAGACAATAAgtgaatttataaaatcgAGCATTTTATCCCCAAATGACAGACAGATAGTAGAAAtgtttaatgaaaaaagaataaataaaattatgttaattaattatatggAAAGGAAAGTAAAAACAATTCTTCAAGGAAAAATCCATTTAATGTTAGTACttgcttcccccatttggattACCTACATGCTACACGTATCGAAAACGGTATGGGCAAAAGTTTTTACCTCCATTGCAGctttatgtatgttttttaatttttttgcttccttcttacttcacaattttgaatGGAAACCTGAGTTATTTTTCTTGATTGAGAAGATAGATCACataggcatttttttaatgattaGTGGATCCTGTTTACCAGTTCCCGCAATGATTTTTAAcaagataaaatttttatattatgttataCTACAAGGGTTGACGTCTCTCTTTGGGTGCTTATTCATATGCTTCAGCCACTTCAGTACGGGAAATAGGATTACGCGTGCCCTCACATATGTCATAGCTGGGTTTTTGCACGCCATATTTTTGAAGGACTATATAATGGGCCTCATTCCCCAGGAGatcatgttttttatttttctggcTTCCCTTTACTGCCTGGGGGCTGTCATTTATTCCATGAAGAAGCCCAACCTCATTAAGG GCATTCTTGGGTTCCACGACATTTTCCACATTTGCTGTCTTGGAAGTGGTCTATTCACAATGGCCTTAAATTGCAGTGTCATCAGAAGGAAtacatga
- a CDS encoding nifU protein (putative), whose product MMATFLSLLCKGRGAALSSVGRGPLCLPRVNGNILKNGCYPCAARGYSDNVKDHFNKPRNVGSFDKNEKNIGTSIVGKASCGDVIKLQLKIEDNVIKDARFMAFGCGSAIASSSYATELIKGKTIDEALKIKNDDIASHLSLPPVKIHCSLLAEDAIKHAIKNYREKVIN is encoded by the coding sequence ATGATGGCTACTTTCCTTTCGCTGCTTTGCAAAGGAAGGGGGGCAGCCTTATCATCGGTGGGAAGAGGACCCCTGTGCTTACCGCGCGTAAATGGAAACATCCTGAAAAATGGTTGTTACCCATGTGCGGCCCGAGGATACAGTGATAATGTAAAGGACCATTTTAATAAACCCAGAAATGTTGGCTCTTTTGataagaatgaaaaaaatattgggaCATCCATTGTAGGTAAAGCGTCATGTGGTGATGTCATAAAATTGCAATTAAAAATCGAAGACAATGTTATTAAAGACGCTCGATTTATGGCCTTTGGATGTGGCTCCGCAATTGCTAGTAGCTCTTATGCCACTGAATTGATCAAGGGGAAGACTATCGACGAAGCgctcaaaattaaaaacgacGACATTGCTTCCCACTTGAGTTTACCTCCAGTCAAAATTCACTGCAGTTTATTAGCGGAAGACGCGATCAAGCacgcaataaaaaattacagagAAAAAGTGATAAAT